From the genome of Phragmitibacter flavus, one region includes:
- the gyrA gene encoding DNA gyrase subunit A, giving the protein MDEPNIKSIPVEEELKGSFLDYSMSVIISRALPDVRDGLKPSQRRILYAMHELSLYPPKKHMKCAKICGDTSGNYHPHGEAVIYPTLVNMAQPWGMRDPLVDPQGNFGSVEGDPPAAMRYTEARLTHLGGHLMDDMEKDTVDFVPNYDERLTEPVVFPAAFPNLLINGGTGIAVGMATNMAPHNLIEVVNGICAQIDNPNITIDELREHILGPDFPTGCTIRGMTGIRDYLETGRGSMRIRGHAEIFDNGSREQIILTAIPYGVNRAELCKRIGELVAEKVLPEISAIRDESDENTRVVIDLKREARAQVVLNNLYKHTALETSFSVNMLAIDNRRPRLLSLKDAISCYIEHRREIIIRRTRYLLRQAEIEAEKLEGLLLAISRLDEFIQMIRESGSRDEAEAKIRAYSFTVEAAQALGILIRGQPSVRDGRYYFTEVQSKHIVELRLYQLTALERDKVKRNYDDLLATIEDLMDILAKESRVLTIIKDELGVIKNKYGTPRLTQIVAAEGEINITDLIANAPNIVTITHRGFIKRTSTLEYRLQGRGGKGLKGMETREAATEEDKADFVEHLFTASAHDYLMFFTNTGRVYTERVYVVPEMGRTGKGRSIKNLLNLRAEEKIAAVLRIEAPEDGDPWSEDQFVFFATKDGTVKKTALVGFKNIRKDGINAVNIEEGNELIQVILTNGEKQICLITRNGMCVRCKESDIRAMGRGAMGVMGIRPSEGDYVVSLTAEDESAQLLVVSENGLGKRTPFDEYRLTNRGAKGVKTMNVTDKTGKVVAALAVGETDELMLMTSKGQSVRIRVGDIRETGRNAQGVKLMNLAAGETIQDVATVIADEEAVAAAVAPVEADSAEEVSSDEVVSTEEPEIEESGAEDETE; this is encoded by the coding sequence ATTGACGAACCCAACATCAAATCGATCCCTGTTGAAGAAGAACTGAAAGGTTCCTTCCTCGATTACTCCATGTCCGTCATCATCTCGCGCGCTCTGCCGGATGTGCGGGACGGACTCAAACCTTCCCAGCGACGCATTCTTTATGCGATGCACGAGTTATCTTTGTATCCGCCCAAGAAGCACATGAAGTGTGCGAAGATTTGCGGTGATACTTCAGGCAACTATCACCCGCACGGTGAAGCGGTGATTTATCCGACCTTGGTGAACATGGCGCAACCTTGGGGCATGCGTGATCCATTGGTCGATCCTCAGGGTAACTTCGGTTCGGTAGAGGGTGACCCTCCGGCAGCCATGCGTTATACGGAGGCGCGACTTACCCATCTTGGGGGTCATCTCATGGATGACATGGAGAAGGACACGGTTGATTTTGTTCCCAACTATGATGAACGGTTGACTGAGCCGGTGGTCTTTCCTGCGGCGTTTCCGAATCTGCTGATCAATGGTGGAACCGGGATTGCGGTTGGGATGGCGACCAACATGGCGCCGCACAATTTGATTGAGGTGGTGAACGGCATTTGTGCGCAGATCGACAATCCGAACATCACGATTGATGAGTTGCGCGAACACATTCTGGGTCCGGATTTCCCGACGGGTTGCACCATCCGTGGCATGACGGGCATTCGCGACTATCTGGAGACGGGTCGTGGCTCGATGCGGATTCGCGGTCATGCGGAAATTTTCGACAATGGCAGCCGTGAGCAGATCATTTTGACGGCCATTCCCTACGGGGTGAACCGCGCGGAACTTTGCAAACGCATCGGCGAGCTGGTGGCGGAGAAGGTGTTGCCTGAAATCAGCGCGATTCGTGATGAGTCGGATGAAAACACCCGTGTGGTGATCGACCTCAAGCGCGAGGCGCGGGCACAGGTGGTGTTGAACAATTTGTATAAACACACGGCGCTTGAGACGAGCTTCAGTGTGAACATGCTGGCGATCGACAACCGGCGTCCGCGATTGTTGTCGCTGAAGGATGCCATCTCCTGCTACATCGAACATCGCCGGGAAATCATCATTCGGCGCACGCGTTATCTTTTGCGTCAGGCCGAGATTGAGGCCGAGAAACTCGAAGGGCTTTTGCTGGCGATCAGCCGCCTGGATGAGTTCATTCAGATGATTCGCGAATCGGGAAGCCGGGACGAAGCAGAGGCGAAAATTCGCGCGTATTCGTTTACGGTAGAAGCAGCCCAGGCCTTGGGCATTTTGATTCGTGGACAGCCCAGTGTGAGGGACGGTCGCTATTACTTCACCGAAGTTCAGTCCAAGCACATCGTGGAGTTGCGACTCTATCAATTGACCGCTCTTGAGCGCGACAAGGTGAAGCGCAACTATGATGACCTGCTTGCGACCATTGAAGATTTGATGGACATTTTGGCCAAGGAGAGCCGGGTGCTCACGATCATCAAGGATGAATTGGGAGTGATCAAAAACAAGTATGGCACGCCGCGTTTGACGCAGATTGTGGCAGCGGAAGGGGAGATCAACATCACCGATTTGATTGCCAATGCTCCGAACATCGTGACCATCACGCATCGCGGATTTATCAAGCGCACGTCGACCCTCGAATACCGTTTGCAGGGCCGGGGCGGCAAAGGTTTGAAGGGCATGGAAACCCGCGAGGCAGCCACGGAAGAAGACAAGGCGGACTTTGTGGAACATTTGTTTACGGCAAGTGCGCATGACTACCTGATGTTCTTTACCAACACGGGTCGTGTGTATACCGAGCGTGTGTATGTGGTGCCTGAAATGGGCCGCACGGGCAAGGGACGCAGCATCAAGAACCTCTTGAATCTTCGTGCGGAAGAGAAGATTGCGGCGGTGTTGCGGATCGAGGCTCCGGAAGATGGCGATCCATGGAGTGAAGACCAGTTTGTGTTCTTTGCGACCAAGGATGGAACGGTGAAGAAGACCGCGCTGGTTGGCTTCAAGAACATTCGCAAAGATGGCATCAATGCGGTGAACATCGAAGAAGGCAATGAGCTGATCCAGGTGATTCTCACCAACGGCGAGAAGCAGATTTGTTTGATTACCCGCAACGGCATGTGTGTGCGCTGCAAGGAGTCGGACATTCGTGCAATGGGTCGCGGTGCGATGGGCGTGATGGGCATCCGTCCGTCGGAAGGCGACTACGTCGTGAGTCTGACGGCGGAAGATGAAAGCGCCCAGTTGCTGGTGGTTTCCGAAAATGGCCTTGGCAAACGCACGCCGTTTGATGAATACCGTCTGACCAATCGGGGTGCAAAAGGGGTGAAGACCATGAACGTCACGGACAAGACGGGCAAGGTGGTCGCGGCTTTGGCGGTCGGTGAGACCGATGAGTTGATGCTGATGACCAGCAAGGGCCAGAGCGTGCGAATCCGGGTGGGTGACATCCGCGAAACCGGCCGCAATGCCCAAGGCGTGAAACTGATGAATCTAGCGGCTGGCGAGACCATTCAGGATGTCGCCACGGTGATCGCGGATGAAGAAGCGGTTGCGGCTGCGGTTGCTCCGGTTGAGGCTGATAGCGCGGAAGAGGTCAGCTCTGATGAGGTGGTCTCGACTGAGGAACCTGAGATCGAAGAATCGGGCGCGGAAGACGAGACCGAATGA
- a CDS encoding DNA gyrase subunit B, whose amino-acid sequence MPDDIVPVVPEPEAAFNTGVADDQAYGASQIRKLEGLQAVRERPGMYIGFTDERGLHHCVFEVVDNSIDEFLAGTCRNVQVTIHGDGSLSVEDDGRGIPVEIHPDEGIPTVELVLTNLHAGGKFGDGAYEFSGGLHGVGAKCVNALSDWFKAEVFRDGKIYAISFERGKTTTPLHILGDLADPKRTGTKITFFPDATIFTITTEFRFEVLANRLRELAFLNPGIKITLTDEREDTKRSEVLFYKEGVVEFVRQLGENKVVVNEKPIALTGRREIELNEKKKFVLVDCVMQWNDGFIEQTLCFTNAIPNPDGGTHLTGFKNALTRAINNYAKANNKIKEKDLQITGDDCREGMVCVLSVKHPNPSFNAQTKVRLMNVEVEGIVNSLVYEAMMTFLDENPSVADDILRKVQTAARAREAARRARETVRKSVMSGGSLPGKLADCTERDPSLSELFIVEGDSAGGSAKVGRDRRVQAILPLRGKLINVEKADLEKALKNKEIQAMITAIGTGIGGGAGNDEGRFRLEKARYHKIIIMTDADVDGSHIRTLLLTFFCRQMPELVKQGYIYIAQPPLYLVKRRKREEYVQDDEELDRILIDLGAEDVRLRNAEDKVVIEGDSLKKILELLSRLSKFSEIIRRSGGNFETYIQRRDDDGNPPAFLIRLREGNEERVLYFRTDEELAEFARNNSDLKVFGNSQAEEGTAVEGVPEPVEAPVKTNRRATLVEIHAAQSIKKLMVQLAELGLPIEHFSSQDKPLFELVEGDGDNAKVHPIFNVPGILEGVMSIGRRGLEIRRFKGLGEMNAKELYLTTMEQKTRKLLRVKMNEENMVEADRIFTILMGDIVEPRRHFIEENALNVRNLDV is encoded by the coding sequence ATGCCCGACGATATTGTTCCCGTTGTTCCCGAACCTGAGGCTGCTTTCAACACTGGTGTGGCCGACGATCAGGCTTATGGTGCCAGTCAGATTCGCAAACTGGAAGGCCTTCAAGCGGTGCGAGAGCGCCCAGGCATGTATATCGGTTTTACCGATGAGCGGGGGCTTCACCACTGCGTTTTCGAGGTGGTGGACAACTCGATCGATGAGTTCCTCGCAGGCACCTGTCGCAATGTGCAGGTCACCATCCATGGAGACGGTTCACTTTCAGTGGAAGATGACGGTCGCGGCATCCCAGTGGAGATCCATCCGGATGAAGGCATTCCCACGGTGGAGCTGGTGCTGACGAATTTGCACGCAGGTGGTAAATTCGGCGATGGGGCCTACGAATTTTCGGGTGGTTTGCATGGCGTGGGCGCGAAGTGCGTGAATGCGTTGTCGGACTGGTTCAAAGCGGAAGTCTTTCGCGATGGGAAAATCTACGCGATCAGTTTTGAGCGTGGCAAAACGACCACGCCGTTGCACATTTTGGGAGATCTGGCTGATCCAAAGCGGACCGGGACGAAGATCACGTTTTTCCCCGATGCGACCATTTTCACGATTACCACGGAATTCCGTTTCGAGGTGCTGGCGAACCGTTTGCGCGAACTGGCGTTCCTGAATCCGGGAATCAAGATCACGCTGACCGACGAGCGCGAAGATACGAAGCGTTCAGAGGTGCTTTTTTACAAAGAAGGCGTGGTGGAGTTTGTTCGTCAGTTGGGCGAAAACAAAGTGGTGGTGAACGAAAAGCCGATCGCGCTGACAGGGCGTCGCGAGATTGAGCTGAACGAGAAGAAGAAGTTCGTTTTGGTCGACTGCGTGATGCAGTGGAACGACGGCTTCATTGAACAAACCTTGTGTTTTACCAATGCCATTCCCAACCCGGATGGCGGAACGCATTTGACCGGTTTCAAGAACGCCCTCACGCGCGCCATCAACAACTACGCCAAGGCGAACAACAAGATCAAGGAGAAGGATCTTCAGATCACTGGCGATGACTGTCGCGAAGGCATGGTGTGTGTGTTGAGCGTGAAACATCCGAATCCCAGCTTCAACGCGCAGACGAAAGTCCGGCTGATGAACGTGGAGGTCGAGGGGATCGTGAACAGTCTCGTGTATGAGGCGATGATGACTTTCCTGGATGAGAATCCGTCGGTAGCGGACGACATCCTCAGGAAAGTGCAAACGGCGGCACGTGCGCGTGAAGCAGCCCGCAGAGCTCGTGAGACGGTGCGTAAAAGCGTGATGAGCGGCGGAAGTTTGCCCGGCAAGCTGGCTGACTGCACCGAGCGCGATCCGAGTTTGAGCGAACTGTTTATTGTCGAAGGTGACTCCGCAGGTGGCTCTGCCAAGGTGGGGCGTGACCGGCGCGTGCAGGCGATTCTTCCTCTTCGCGGTAAGCTGATCAACGTCGAGAAGGCGGATCTGGAGAAGGCGCTAAAGAACAAGGAGATTCAAGCGATGATCACCGCGATCGGCACCGGCATCGGTGGTGGCGCGGGCAATGACGAAGGTCGATTCCGGCTTGAGAAAGCGCGTTATCACAAGATCATCATCATGACCGATGCTGACGTCGATGGCAGTCACATCCGCACCTTGTTGCTGACGTTCTTTTGTCGGCAGATGCCGGAGTTGGTCAAGCAGGGTTATATCTACATTGCCCAGCCACCCTTGTATCTCGTCAAGCGTCGCAAGCGTGAAGAGTATGTGCAGGATGATGAAGAGTTGGACCGCATTTTGATTGATCTTGGCGCTGAAGATGTGCGACTTCGGAATGCCGAGGACAAGGTGGTCATTGAGGGCGATTCGCTGAAGAAAATTTTGGAGTTACTGTCGCGACTTAGTAAGTTCAGCGAGATTATCCGTCGTAGCGGTGGTAATTTCGAAACTTACATTCAAAGGCGTGACGACGACGGCAATCCTCCAGCGTTTTTGATCAGATTGCGTGAGGGCAACGAAGAGAGAGTGCTGTATTTCCGCACGGATGAAGAGCTCGCTGAATTTGCGCGGAACAACTCCGATTTGAAAGTGTTCGGCAACAGCCAGGCGGAAGAAGGCACCGCAGTCGAGGGCGTTCCAGAACCGGTTGAAGCCCCGGTGAAGACCAACCGGCGAGCAACGCTGGTGGAAATTCACGCGGCGCAGTCGATCAAAAAATTAATGGTGCAGCTTGCTGAACTGGGTTTGCCGATTGAACACTTTTCCAGTCAGGACAAACCTTTGTTTGAGTTGGTGGAAGGCGATGGTGACAACGCGAAAGTTCATCCGATTTTCAACGTTCCAGGCATCCTCGAGGGGGTGATGAGCATTGGTCGTCGTGGTCTTGAGATTCGCCGATTCAAAGGTCTTGGGGAGATGAACGCCAAGGAACTTTATCTCACCACGATGGAGCAGAAAACCCGCAAGCTTCTTCGGGTGAAGATGAACGAGGAGAACATGGTTGAGGCGGACCGGATCTTCACCATTCTGATGGGCGACATTGTGGAACCGCGCCGGCATTTCATTGAAGAGAACGCGCTGAATGTGCGCAATCTCGACGTGTAA
- a CDS encoding dihydrolipoyl dehydrogenase family protein, with protein MSHTNHYDFAILGGGSAGYAAARTAASLKLRTVLIDSAAELGGLCILRGCMPSKTLIESANRNLTIRHAATFGLRAQSGEADIRAIRDRKRFLIDDFASYRQQQLQDGRFDLIRGQASFEGSDEQTIKLQIDIPDQDAFVITAGTVLIATGSSVQIPDIPGLKETGFWTSDTILDTDHLPESFTVLGGGAIALEMAHYLEGIGRKVTIVQRNEQLLRGMDADIAETIETAFKARGITVHTNTQITQVERIGNRKKLTYLDQVTGSPHEVESDEILVALGRSPNTAKLNLSTCGIEANRNGQIKAAPTQQTSHPRVFAAGDVCGPLEVVHLAIQQGETAAKNAAQMLAGKAPSHTMDYRCQLYGIFTEPQIAVVGLSETEAREKNVPHISASYPFDDHGKSMVMGETQGFVKLIADPSTGKLLGAAVIGPEATELIHQPAIALHLNADVGQLVTAPWYHPTLSEIWSYPAEDLQDAVASLNTPQD; from the coding sequence ATGAGCCACACCAACCACTACGATTTCGCCATTCTGGGCGGCGGCAGCGCCGGTTATGCCGCCGCAAGAACCGCCGCTTCGCTTAAGCTCCGAACGGTGTTGATCGACAGCGCCGCAGAGCTCGGCGGCCTGTGCATTCTACGGGGTTGCATGCCCAGCAAAACCCTCATCGAAAGCGCCAACCGCAACCTCACCATCCGCCATGCCGCCACTTTCGGCCTACGGGCCCAAAGTGGCGAAGCCGACATTCGAGCCATCCGCGATCGCAAACGTTTTCTCATCGACGACTTCGCCAGCTACCGCCAGCAACAGCTCCAGGACGGTCGTTTCGACCTCATCCGGGGCCAAGCCAGCTTCGAAGGTTCAGATGAACAAACCATCAAACTCCAGATCGACATTCCCGATCAAGATGCCTTTGTCATCACCGCCGGCACCGTTCTCATCGCCACCGGTTCCAGCGTTCAAATCCCTGACATTCCCGGCCTCAAAGAAACCGGTTTCTGGACCAGCGACACCATTCTCGACACCGACCATCTTCCAGAGAGCTTCACCGTGCTCGGAGGTGGGGCCATCGCCCTCGAAATGGCTCACTATCTCGAAGGCATCGGACGCAAAGTCACCATCGTGCAACGCAACGAGCAGCTGCTGCGCGGTATGGATGCCGACATCGCCGAAACCATCGAAACCGCCTTCAAAGCCCGCGGCATCACCGTTCACACCAACACCCAAATCACCCAGGTCGAGCGCATCGGGAATCGCAAAAAGCTCACCTACCTCGATCAGGTCACCGGCTCTCCTCATGAAGTCGAAAGCGATGAGATCCTCGTTGCTTTGGGACGCTCCCCCAACACCGCCAAACTCAATCTCTCCACCTGTGGAATTGAAGCCAATCGCAACGGCCAGATCAAAGCTGCCCCCACCCAGCAAACCAGCCACCCGCGCGTCTTCGCCGCTGGTGACGTTTGCGGGCCCCTGGAAGTCGTCCATCTCGCCATTCAACAGGGCGAAACCGCCGCGAAAAACGCCGCGCAGATGCTCGCCGGAAAAGCCCCCTCCCACACCATGGATTATCGCTGCCAGCTCTACGGCATTTTCACCGAACCTCAGATCGCGGTCGTCGGCCTCAGCGAAACCGAGGCCCGGGAAAAGAATGTCCCACACATCAGCGCCTCCTACCCGTTCGACGACCACGGCAAATCCATGGTCATGGGCGAAACGCAGGGCTTCGTCAAACTCATTGCCGATCCTTCCACCGGAAAACTTCTTGGTGCTGCAGTCATCGGCCCCGAAGCCACGGAACTCATCCACCAGCCCGCCATCGCCCTGCACCTAAACGCCGATGTTGGTCAACTCGTCACCGCACCTTGGTATCACCCCACCCTTAGCGAGATTTGGAGCTACCCTGCCGAGGATCTCCAAGACGCTGTTGCCAGCCTGAACACACCGCAAGATTAG
- a CDS encoding bactofilin family protein produces MTTSKNVLANDVEIKGSIKFSHDLIIDGKIEGEVTSDGSLTVGENALIKGEIKTRSVTLFGKVEGNITVAERCELKSNSTLVGDVSAATLAIEEGATFLGRSQVGKSAAGKGGQPAANAPANRPN; encoded by the coding sequence ATGACCACCAGTAAAAACGTTCTCGCCAACGACGTCGAAATCAAAGGTTCCATCAAATTTTCCCATGATCTGATCATCGACGGCAAGATTGAAGGCGAAGTCACTTCAGACGGCAGCCTCACCGTCGGCGAAAACGCTCTGATCAAAGGCGAGATCAAAACGCGCAGTGTTACCCTTTTTGGCAAAGTGGAAGGCAACATCACCGTGGCTGAGCGCTGCGAGCTGAAGTCCAACTCCACCCTGGTGGGCGATGTTTCCGCAGCCACCCTTGCCATCGAAGAAGGAGCCACTTTCCTCGGTCGTTCCCAAGTTGGCAAATCCGCCGCCGGCAAAGGTGGTCAGCCTGCCGCCAACGCCCCCGCCAATCGCCCCAACTAA
- a CDS encoding bactofilin family protein — protein MLGKLLGLKPQKSALPKNQIEVICPVCGSVQREPRLVVTTMCRKCGEHLRIEKRKVIASSQINPVPSAIFPSVNQADPTSSAGEFNDSEPAPVPQPPSALLPEISDGEPVPLGLGNMIMGVQDESPQTQERHEIPDQESTSTIDEPEVIAPDVPEVSLEDGTTEPQSSAEAEPEPEPPSQPTPAPSLPLQRRSRIPIAPLRTPVKRPEPVRAPEPSTFQKMREQGIRQQHFKEIECFDCNHKFKVGRSARQTQCPACSSSICMEDIDINVSSTTPIRTRGDVYVRKMGNVNTSEIKCRDLHVQGIISARVECTGELTMRTAGTIVGEIHCLRLHVVKGSDIQLVNTIFAEEVEIYARICGNIHCNGPVLIGSGGCVEGDVTARSVNIEPGGHLDGAMNILRPAPKKAKPKNPDEEGEQPTLPL, from the coding sequence GTGCTCGGCAAACTTCTCGGCCTTAAACCGCAGAAATCCGCGCTGCCCAAGAATCAGATCGAAGTGATCTGTCCAGTGTGCGGCTCGGTTCAGCGGGAGCCTCGTCTCGTCGTCACGACCATGTGTCGGAAATGCGGAGAGCACCTCCGCATCGAAAAGCGTAAAGTCATCGCCTCGTCACAGATCAACCCTGTGCCGAGCGCGATTTTCCCTTCGGTCAATCAGGCCGATCCCACCTCGTCTGCAGGGGAGTTCAACGATTCGGAACCGGCTCCAGTGCCGCAACCTCCCAGCGCCCTTCTTCCGGAAATCTCGGATGGCGAACCTGTTCCTTTGGGTCTCGGAAACATGATCATGGGGGTTCAAGACGAGTCGCCTCAAACCCAAGAACGCCACGAAATCCCGGACCAGGAATCAACCTCAACCATCGACGAGCCGGAAGTCATCGCGCCAGACGTCCCCGAAGTCTCGCTCGAAGACGGAACTACCGAACCTCAATCATCAGCCGAGGCTGAGCCTGAGCCCGAGCCGCCATCTCAGCCAACTCCGGCTCCAAGTCTTCCACTCCAGCGTCGTTCACGAATTCCCATCGCGCCGCTCCGCACCCCGGTTAAACGTCCCGAGCCCGTTCGCGCCCCTGAGCCCAGCACGTTCCAAAAAATGCGGGAACAGGGCATCCGACAACAGCATTTCAAGGAAATCGAATGCTTCGACTGCAATCACAAATTTAAAGTTGGCCGTTCGGCACGCCAGACCCAATGTCCGGCCTGCTCCTCCAGCATCTGCATGGAGGACATCGACATCAACGTCAGTTCCACCACCCCCATTCGCACCCGCGGCGATGTCTACGTCCGCAAAATGGGCAACGTCAACACCAGCGAAATCAAATGTCGCGACCTCCATGTTCAGGGCATCATCTCCGCCAGGGTTGAATGCACCGGCGAACTCACCATGCGCACCGCTGGAACCATTGTTGGCGAAATTCACTGCCTCCGACTCCACGTCGTCAAAGGCAGCGACATCCAGCTGGTGAACACGATCTTTGCCGAAGAAGTCGAAATTTACGCCCGCATCTGCGGCAACATCCACTGCAACGGCCCTGTTTTGATCGGCTCCGGTGGATGCGTCGAAGGCGACGTCACCGCCCGCTCCGTCAACATCGAACCGGGTGGTCATCTTGACGGTGCCATGAACATCCTCCGTCCCGCCCCCAAAAAGGCCAAACCAAAAAATCCCGACGAGGAAGGCGAGCAGCCCACCCTCCCGCTCTGA
- the nadA gene encoding quinolinate synthase NadA: MVQILAPNITDEIRRLKKERNAVILVHNYQSREIQELGDFVGDSLGLAYKAKETDADVIVFCGVHFMAETAKIVNPNKIVVLPDANAGCSLEQSCPAPQLEKFLQVHAEKNYYVIAYINCSAGVKALSDCICTSGNAVKIVEAAPKDRPILFVPDQNLGSWVMEQTGRKMDLWQGACYVHVEFTRDSINQIKEEYPDAAVVAHPECTYAVRMLADVVCSTEKMVHYCLESPAETFIIVTESGMLHRLEREVPHKRFIPGPTGHCRCADCRYMKMNNLEKLHNCLLNLSPQVEMAEDIRKRAEKPILRMLELSR; encoded by the coding sequence ATGGTCCAAATTCTTGCTCCCAACATCACTGACGAAATCCGGCGTCTCAAAAAAGAACGCAATGCCGTCATTCTGGTTCACAACTACCAAAGTCGCGAGATTCAGGAACTGGGTGATTTCGTGGGGGATTCACTTGGGCTCGCCTACAAAGCCAAGGAAACCGATGCCGACGTTATCGTCTTTTGCGGGGTCCATTTCATGGCTGAAACCGCCAAGATCGTCAACCCCAACAAGATCGTCGTCCTGCCCGACGCCAACGCCGGCTGCTCCCTCGAACAGAGCTGCCCCGCTCCCCAACTGGAAAAATTCCTTCAAGTTCACGCCGAGAAAAACTATTACGTCATCGCCTACATCAACTGCAGCGCGGGCGTCAAGGCCCTGAGCGACTGCATTTGCACCAGCGGCAACGCGGTCAAAATCGTCGAAGCCGCCCCCAAGGACCGCCCCATTCTTTTTGTTCCCGATCAAAACCTCGGCTCATGGGTCATGGAACAAACCGGTCGTAAAATGGACCTCTGGCAGGGTGCCTGTTATGTTCATGTCGAGTTCACCCGCGACAGCATCAATCAGATCAAAGAAGAATATCCTGACGCCGCCGTCGTCGCCCATCCGGAATGCACTTACGCCGTGCGCATGCTCGCCGACGTCGTGTGCAGCACCGAAAAAATGGTGCATTACTGCCTCGAAAGCCCGGCTGAGACTTTCATCATCGTCACCGAAAGCGGCATGCTGCATCGACTCGAACGCGAGGTCCCCCACAAACGCTTCATCCCCGGCCCTACCGGTCACTGCCGTTGCGCGGACTGCCGCTACATGAAGATGAACAATCTGGAAAAACTCCACAATTGTCTCCTGAACCTCAGTCCTCAGGTCGAAATGGCCGAAGACATTCGTAAACGCGCTGAAAAACCCATTTTACGCATGCTGGAACTCAGCCGCTGA
- a CDS encoding NAD(P)H-hydrate dehydratase: MMVTCEQMQRLEESAFLRGVLAKDLMEEAGVGIAKVVQQFFPQTGALVLCLGKGNNAGDALVAARILKERGWQIVVRLAYAEKDFKALPAAHWKALGGEFKIVNSLVELSDERGSVVVMDGLIGIGGVGRGALRGGLADVVLEINALRERRHVEVMALDLPSGLDGNTGVPGACCVRADLTITIACVKVGLLADAAVNHVGRLVVVPLRELADGAGDADAVVLLSNRLLSKLPRRDFDFHKGRAGRVGIVAGSRGMLGAAVLSARGALHGGAGLVTVYVREEMYALLAPMMPVEVMVKPVPNYEVCLEDRLDVLVIGPGLGRMFAEEVRAILKKVAVPVVLDADGINAMAESDARLDFLGEVKARVLLTPHPGEMARLVTGAEEWKCLSRAELAREFAERFPNVQLLLKGSRTVIAAKGRALAFNTTGNPGMASGGMGDVLSGLCGALIAQGLDGYDAACLGAWLSGRSAELAITHGEVSQESLTAGDVAANLGRAFASLKALDF, translated from the coding sequence ATGATGGTAACTTGTGAACAGATGCAGCGTCTGGAGGAGTCTGCGTTTTTGCGAGGGGTGTTGGCGAAGGATTTAATGGAAGAGGCGGGGGTGGGCATTGCGAAGGTGGTGCAGCAATTTTTTCCTCAGACAGGAGCTTTGGTTTTGTGTTTGGGAAAGGGCAACAATGCCGGAGACGCGCTGGTGGCGGCGCGAATATTGAAAGAGCGGGGATGGCAGATTGTGGTGAGACTTGCCTATGCGGAGAAGGATTTTAAGGCGTTGCCAGCGGCGCATTGGAAGGCGTTGGGCGGAGAGTTCAAGATCGTGAACAGCCTTGTGGAATTGTCCGATGAAAGGGGGAGCGTGGTGGTGATGGATGGATTGATTGGCATTGGTGGAGTCGGACGCGGGGCGTTGAGGGGAGGATTGGCTGATGTGGTTTTGGAGATCAATGCATTGCGCGAAAGGCGGCATGTGGAGGTGATGGCACTTGATTTACCTTCCGGGTTGGACGGCAACACAGGCGTTCCCGGAGCCTGTTGTGTGAGAGCAGACCTCACGATTACGATAGCCTGTGTTAAGGTGGGATTACTCGCCGATGCAGCAGTAAATCATGTAGGCAGACTGGTCGTGGTGCCTTTGCGTGAACTGGCTGACGGGGCAGGGGATGCAGATGCTGTCGTGTTGTTGTCGAACCGATTGTTGTCGAAATTGCCGCGTCGGGATTTTGATTTTCACAAAGGTCGCGCGGGTCGGGTGGGGATCGTGGCGGGATCAAGGGGGATGCTGGGGGCGGCGGTGTTGTCGGCGCGTGGCGCGCTGCACGGGGGCGCGGGGTTGGTGACGGTATATGTGAGGGAGGAAATGTATGCTTTGCTGGCACCGATGATGCCGGTTGAAGTAATGGTAAAACCGGTCCCAAATTACGAGGTCTGTTTGGAGGATCGGCTGGATGTTTTGGTGATCGGTCCGGGATTGGGAAGGATGTTTGCAGAGGAGGTGCGTGCGATTTTGAAAAAGGTGGCGGTTCCTGTGGTGCTGGATGCGGACGGCATCAATGCGATGGCGGAATCGGACGCAAGGTTGGATTTTTTGGGTGAGGTGAAGGCACGGGTGCTTTTGACGCCGCATCCGGGAGAAATGGCACGGTTGGTAACAGGGGCAGAAGAGTGGAAGTGTCTCTCGCGGGCTGAACTGGCGCGGGAATTCGCGGAGCGTTTTCCGAATGTTCAGTTGCTGTTGAAGGGTTCGCGCACGGTGATTGCGGCAAAGGGCCGGGCTTTGGCGTTTAATACCACGGGAAATCCTGGCATGGCTTCCGGCGGAATGGGCGATGTTTTGAGCGGGCTGTGTGGGGCGCTGATCGCGCAGGGATTGGATGGATATGACGCGGCCTGTCTGGGCGCGTGGCTGAGCGGTCGGTCCGCCGAGTTGGCGATAACGCACGGTGAGGTGTCTCAAGAATCGCTGACGGCGGGGGACGTGGCGGCGAACTTGGGCAGGGCGTTTGCGAGCTTGAAGGCGCTGGATTTTTGA